The genomic window TCTTCTCGTGCAGCCGTCGAACGCGAGAGAGGACTCGTGCGTCTGATCATGCAGATCAGCCGACCCGGCGAAGGGCTCAGCGGACTCTCGACGACCTGCGATTGCGTTGCGGCTGCGACGGACGTGAACTCCGGGCCAGCGGACGCATCGACGGACACGTGGACATACAGCGTCGGCAACGCACTTCCTCATGAGAATCGACGCGAGACCCGCAGGCCCGGCTCAGCTCGAGTATGAGACCGCGCTCGTGCCGGATCGTCTTGCACGTCGCGTCGGCGCGTCGTACCCCGGTAGGACGCGCCTCTCAGCCCGTGCTCCGACGCGGGGGGACGCGCCCGGCGGCGAGGGTTCCTCCGTCCCGAGAAGCGATCCGCGGAGGTCCGCAGTGTCCGTCCCCGTCATGACCGTCCCCGGCGAACCGCCGGCGTCGGTGTCGTCCGCCGCCGTCCGCGCCACCGGCCTGACCAAGGTCTACGGCTCCGGCGAGACGGCCGTCCACGCGCTGGCCGGCGTCGACGTCGCCTTCGCCCGCGGCGAGTTCACCGCGATCATGGGCCCGTCCGGGTCGGGCAAGTCGACGCTCATGCACTGCCTGGCCGGCCTGGACACCGCCACCTCCGGGCAGGTCTTCCTCGGCGACACCGACCTGACCCGACTGCGCGACGACGAGCTCACCCGGCTGCGCCGCGACCGGGTCGGCTTCGTCTTCCAGGCCTTCAACCTGCTGCCGGTCCTCGACGCCCGCGAGAACGTCGTGCTGCCGATGCAGCTGGCCGGCCGCCGTCCCGACCCGGCCTGGTTCGACGCCGTCGTCGCCCGCCTCGGCCTGCGCGAGCGGCTCCGCCACCGCCCGTCGGAGCTCTCCGGCGGCCAGCAGCAGCGGGTGGCCATCGCCCGGGCGCTGCTCCCCCGCCCCGACGTCGTCTTCGCCGACGAGCCCACCGGCAACCTCGACTCGCGCTCGGGTGCGGAGGTGCTCGACCTGCTGCGCAGCAGCGTCCGCGAGACCGGCCAGACCGTCGTCATGGTCACCCACGACCCGACCGCGGCCTCCTACGCCGACCGCGTCGTGCTGCTCGCCGACGGCCGCCCCGCCGGCGAGGTCGAGCGGCCCACCGCCGCGTCGGTGCTCGAGGCGCTGCGCGGGCTCGGGGGCTGACCGGTGCTGTCCACCACCCTGGCGAACCTGCGCGCCCACCTGCCGCGGCTGGTCGCCGCCACGCTCGCCGTCGTCATCGCGGTCGCCTTCGTCGTCGCGACGCTGGTCCTCGACGAGACCGCCCGCGTCACGCTGCTGCGGGCCGCGGGCGCCGAGTACGTCGGCACCGACGTCGTGGTCACCGCCACCGACGGCTCCTCGCTGGCCGGTGCGGTCGGCGCCGTCGCGGCGGTCCCCGGCGTGCGCGCCGTCGACCCCACCACCTCCGCCGACGTCCAGGCCCGCTTCCCCGGCCGGTCGGAGGCCCACCTGCAGGTGCAGGCCGTGGCCGCCGACCCGGTGCTGCGCTGGCAGCAGGTCGCCGCCGGCACGCTGCCCGACTCCCCCGGCGAGCTCGCGGTCGCGACGACGACCGGCGCCGCGGTGGGCGACGTCGTGGCCGTCACCGTGTACGACCCCGTCACCGGCGAGGTCACCTCCACCGCCGACGCGACCGTCACCGGCCTCGTCGACCTCGGCGGCGACCCCGGCGCCGGGCTGTTCGCGCGCGGCTTCGCCGTCGCCGGCCAGGTGGCCGCCTGGGGCGGGCTCGAGCCCACCGAGCTGCGGGTCGTCGGCGAGCCGCGCACCGATCC from Geodermatophilus normandii includes these protein-coding regions:
- a CDS encoding ABC transporter ATP-binding protein, with product MSVPVMTVPGEPPASVSSAAVRATGLTKVYGSGETAVHALAGVDVAFARGEFTAIMGPSGSGKSTLMHCLAGLDTATSGQVFLGDTDLTRLRDDELTRLRRDRVGFVFQAFNLLPVLDARENVVLPMQLAGRRPDPAWFDAVVARLGLRERLRHRPSELSGGQQQRVAIARALLPRPDVVFADEPTGNLDSRSGAEVLDLLRSSVRETGQTVVMVTHDPTAASYADRVVLLADGRPAGEVERPTAASVLEALRGLGG